The following proteins are co-located in the Deinococcus apachensis DSM 19763 genome:
- a CDS encoding ATP-binding protein has translation MGAALRRVRSREQADLNRRVEEEREALAAFARLTELVANTGDVGTLAQQAADLIHGVLDVHSAVYFEWEGDFWKARQVSGALSPELVAELERGPLAEMPGFALPAGRREPMFFEHWNAAAGSPPGLVPYTAVACSPLFTQDHPAGMLSMTTLTSPVWSERERAGFRAVGDSLRLAVERTARLRQVERQRERLADLNAELGSFITRTVHNLGVPVRRLAHLLDPARTGQAHPAGDLLPYDPAALGDEVVRLTAVARDLCQLSRLEQQELNLDLLPLGELFAGVRAEFAATPPGARTEWLIRALPTVRGDRALLGQALRVLMTFTLSETRGVSLVDIGAEEGEVRVSIWDDGLGLLPEEVATLFDLAVRTDQPVPLLPGNGGLAQVRRVLARHGGWAWAESHLRGARVVLAFPGAAPLSEFEALLRGGWGGTLKACPIEASAVRVSSGQVSGLSLRSTPGKSC, from the coding sequence GTGGGGGCGGCGCTGCGGCGGGTCCGTTCCCGGGAACAGGCGGACCTGAACCGCCGGGTGGAGGAGGAGCGCGAGGCCCTCGCGGCGTTCGCCCGCCTCACCGAACTCGTCGCCAACACGGGGGACGTGGGGACCCTGGCGCAGCAGGCCGCCGACCTGATCCACGGGGTGCTGGACGTTCACAGCGCGGTGTATTTCGAGTGGGAGGGCGATTTCTGGAAGGCCCGCCAGGTGTCGGGTGCCCTCTCCCCGGAGCTGGTCGCCGAGCTCGAACGCGGCCCGCTCGCGGAAATGCCCGGCTTCGCCCTTCCGGCCGGACGCCGCGAACCCATGTTCTTCGAGCACTGGAACGCGGCCGCGGGAAGCCCGCCCGGCCTGGTGCCGTACACCGCCGTGGCGTGCTCCCCGCTGTTTACGCAGGATCACCCGGCGGGCATGCTGAGCATGACGACCCTGACCAGCCCGGTCTGGTCCGAGCGGGAAAGGGCGGGCTTCCGCGCGGTGGGTGACAGCCTGCGCCTCGCCGTGGAGCGCACGGCCCGGCTGCGGCAGGTGGAACGGCAACGCGAGCGCCTCGCGGACCTGAACGCTGAGCTGGGCTCATTCATCACCCGCACTGTCCACAATCTGGGGGTGCCCGTGCGTCGCCTGGCCCACCTCCTCGATCCGGCCCGGACGGGCCAGGCCCACCCGGCGGGCGACCTGCTGCCCTACGATCCGGCCGCCCTGGGGGACGAGGTGGTGCGCCTCACGGCCGTCGCGCGGGACCTGTGCCAGCTCTCACGGCTGGAGCAGCAGGAGCTGAACCTCGACCTCCTGCCGCTGGGGGAACTGTTCGCCGGGGTGCGGGCGGAGTTCGCCGCCACGCCGCCGGGGGCACGGACCGAGTGGCTGATCCGCGCCCTGCCCACCGTGCGGGGGGACCGGGCGCTGCTCGGCCAGGCGCTGCGGGTGCTGATGACCTTCACCCTCAGCGAGACGCGCGGGGTGAGCCTGGTGGACATCGGGGCCGAGGAGGGCGAGGTGCGGGTGAGCATCTGGGACGACGGCCTGGGCCTCCTGCCCGAGGAGGTGGCCACGCTCTTCGACCTGGCCGTCCGCACCGATCAGCCTGTGCCGCTCCTTCCGGGAAACGGCGGCCTGGCCCAGGTGCGGCGCGTCCTGGCGCGGCACGGCGGCTGGGCCTGGGCCGAGTCGCACCTGCGCGGCGCCCGGGTGGTGCTCGCCTTCCCGGGCGCCGCGCCGCTGAGCGAATTCGAGGCCCTGCTGCGGGGGGGGTGGGGCGGAACCCTGAAGGCCTGCCCAATCGAGGCCAGTGCGGTACGAGTTTCATCCGGGCAGGTATCCGGGCTCAGCCTCCGCTCCACACCGGGGAAGTCATGCTGA
- a CDS encoding response regulator: protein MKPLHILLVEDNSADILLTREAFEEAHFPHHLHLARDGVEALSFLRREGPHAGAPTPDVILLDLNMPRMGGLEVLDVLKADEVLRNIPVVVLTTSRAEGDIWRSYNLHANAYIPKPVTVSEFVDVIKSFGTFWFATAALSPKERP from the coding sequence ATGAAACCCCTTCACATCCTGCTTGTAGAAGACAATTCCGCCGACATCCTCCTCACCCGGGAGGCCTTCGAGGAGGCGCATTTCCCGCATCACCTTCACCTCGCCCGGGACGGCGTCGAGGCCCTGAGCTTCCTGCGGCGGGAAGGGCCGCATGCGGGGGCACCCACCCCCGACGTGATCCTGCTCGACCTGAACATGCCGCGCATGGGCGGCCTGGAGGTGCTGGACGTTCTGAAGGCCGATGAGGTGCTGCGGAACATCCCGGTCGTGGTCCTCACCACCTCGCGCGCCGAGGGCGACATCTGGCGCTCCTACAACCTGCACGCCAACGCCTACATCCCCAAGCCAGTGACCGTCAGCGAGTTCGTGGACGTGATCAAGTCCTTCGGCACCTTCTGGTTTGCGACGGCGGCGTTGTCACCGAAGGAGCGGCCTTGA
- a CDS encoding sensor histidine kinase — MSVASSPPLTGPPGAPPGTTIAAFILRAFLFPLLLLGAVAVAVAAGVEQNARSAAQVTAAQVRLTLIQAVARDVSDLENGQRGFVITGNPAFLQPYFQGGVNLERHLGELEARVGTDPGRQDLTRVRTLTGQWSAQAARPEIAARRVSLESPAALVSNGIGKRTLEEVRRVLADMQTRENLRLEGALENSTAVLRRVRLFTVAGLLTSGALLVFAALRAARTLSRTTRQVTEGARHIAAGDYSARLPAPPLRELGELSSQFHRMAEAVQQREGALCEATRALEASNAGLARSNRELEQFAYVASHDLQEPLRTIASYTELLARRYGGQLDDRADQYIGFTISAAQRLKALIQDLLTYSRVRQVQHTFRAVNTAELVHTLVQDLAAKIENEGARVEVGDLPTVRASPELLHHVFLNLLTNAVKFRAPGRPPLVQVWAERGAGEWHFHVRDNGIGMEEQYFERIFGVFQRLHPIDEYPGSGIGLALVRTAAERQGGQVTVQSTPGEGSTFTLTLPDAPPPGAQEVPQP; from the coding sequence ATGTCGGTCGCCTCATCCCCCCCGCTGACCGGTCCACCCGGTGCGCCGCCCGGCACGACCATTGCGGCCTTCATCCTGCGGGCCTTCCTGTTTCCGCTGCTGCTGCTGGGGGCTGTGGCCGTGGCCGTCGCCGCTGGGGTGGAGCAGAATGCCCGCAGCGCAGCCCAGGTCACGGCGGCCCAGGTGCGGCTCACGCTGATCCAGGCGGTGGCGCGCGACGTGTCCGACCTGGAAAACGGGCAGCGGGGCTTTGTCATCACCGGCAACCCGGCCTTCTTGCAGCCCTACTTTCAGGGCGGGGTGAACCTGGAGCGCCACCTGGGGGAGCTGGAGGCCCGGGTGGGAACGGACCCGGGGCGCCAGGACCTGACCCGGGTGCGGACCCTCACAGGGCAGTGGTCTGCCCAGGCCGCGCGGCCCGAGATCGCGGCGCGCCGGGTCTCGTTGGAGAGCCCGGCGGCCCTGGTGAGTAACGGCATCGGCAAACGCACCCTGGAGGAGGTCCGCCGGGTGTTGGCCGATATGCAGACGCGCGAGAACCTGCGCCTGGAGGGCGCCCTGGAAAACAGCACCGCCGTCTTGCGCCGCGTGCGCCTGTTCACGGTCGCCGGGCTGCTTACCTCAGGGGCGCTGCTCGTGTTCGCCGCGCTGCGCGCCGCCCGCACCCTGTCACGCACCACCCGCCAAGTCACCGAGGGGGCCCGGCACATCGCCGCCGGGGACTACTCGGCCCGCCTGCCCGCCCCACCCCTGCGGGAGCTGGGCGAGCTGAGCAGCCAGTTTCACCGCATGGCGGAGGCCGTGCAGCAGCGCGAGGGGGCGCTGTGTGAGGCGACCCGGGCGCTGGAGGCGAGCAACGCTGGCCTGGCCCGCAGCAACCGGGAACTGGAGCAGTTCGCGTACGTTGCCAGCCATGACCTGCAAGAGCCGCTGCGGACCATCGCCAGCTACACCGAGTTGCTCGCCCGGCGGTACGGGGGCCAGCTCGACGACCGCGCCGACCAGTACATCGGCTTCACCATCTCGGCCGCGCAACGCCTGAAGGCCCTGATTCAGGACCTGCTCACCTACTCGCGGGTGCGGCAGGTGCAGCACACCTTCCGGGCGGTGAACACGGCCGAACTCGTCCACACCCTGGTGCAGGACCTGGCGGCCAAGATTGAGAACGAGGGCGCACGGGTGGAAGTCGGCGACCTGCCCACCGTGCGGGCGAGCCCCGAGCTGCTGCACCACGTCTTTCTGAACCTGCTGACGAACGCCGTCAAGTTCCGCGCACCGGGCCGTCCGCCCCTCGTGCAAGTCTGGGCGGAGCGCGGGGCGGGCGAGTGGCACTTTCACGTGCGGGACAACGGCATCGGCATGGAGGAACAATATTTCGAGCGCATCTTCGGCGTGTTCCAACGCCTGCACCCCATCGACGAGTATCCCGGCAGCGGCATCGGGCTCGCGCTCGTCCGCACCGCCGCCGAGCGTCAGGGCGGCCAGGTCACCGTCCAGAGCACTCCGGGCGAGGGGAGCACCTTCACCCTCACCCTCCCCGACGCCCCCCCACCCGGTGCCCAGGAGGTGCCCCAACCATGA